From Aquarana catesbeiana isolate 2022-GZ linkage group LG05, ASM4218655v1, whole genome shotgun sequence:
ttttgtcagatactataTGTAGTATCAATCCACTACTGGATAGGCTCAGATTTTATCCATtattttttgctttacagggggaTCGTATGTGGCATTTTGCTGTGTCTCTCTTCCTAGTAGAGCTGTATGGAAACAGTTTACTTCTGACTGCCATCTATGGGCTTGTGGTAGCCAGCTCTGTTTTTCTGCTTGGAGCCATCATTGGAGCGTGGGTGGACAAAAACCCCAGGCTGAAAGGTAGGAAAAAATATGAGACCAGTGATTTTCATATACCATAACAACACTTCAAAGGAAGAATGATCCCCACTAAGGACAAGAAATAAAATGATAAGGAGCCCTGTCCTCTGTTAATAAAATGTAAAGTTAACCTGTCCTGATGGATCCTGGTTCAAATCCTGCTGTAGCATCATCTGGAATTCACTGGCTTCAATCTCTTGTGCTCCATTTTGTGGTTTGAATTTATACTTGCCGTTGAATGTTTAACAGCCTTGCATTCACATGATATAGTAGATTTGAGTATTCCTGGGAAGTAGTAATACCcagagccaggacaaggggtgggcgggagatgaggctgccctgggcgcaatggtttactgtaggtaTAGGGGTGTCTTCCTTCTGTTACGAGGCTGGacagtttggcatcttcgccctgggcactggatgatcttgtcccagcacttGTAATACCCAACTGTCATTGCCAGTGCAGTTGTATCCAAGGGCGGCAACCTAGGAGCAGTTCCAAAGCAAAGCTCATCACCCCTTGTGGGTGCACTGATGAGCACCAGATGGTTCCTTAGATTCTGCACCATGGCCCTCTTCAGGACCCACATTCATCTGGCAATGAGAAAGATCCACTACCATTATGAAATTGTTGGCCTTCTTAAATTGCTAGTTGCCTAGCAGTCAGGCAGATCAGGGAAATCACAAAAAAGACAGACATCCCTATCTACATGCTCATTCCAGGACAGTGACTGTAAGTCTGTAACTATTGAGGCTAGAGAGTTGGCATGCGTGCCGTTACCATAAAATAAATGATCATAAATGGAGGTCAGTATTGGTTGCAGGGCTGGATTAAGAAAAATAAGTAAATACTTAGGGCACCACAGAGTTTTTTTTCCCTAGCTAGCATACCCTTAAAAGATAAGTACACTTTATAATGAAATGCACTTATCCTTTTTGCTTCTTTGCCTGTGCAAAGTGATACCTTCCTCCTCCACTGATCTATACTTACCGAGATCTGAATGCCCTGACCTGATGCACAAATGTACTAACGGCCTTGTAGACTTCTATGTGACTTGTCTGCCTTCATCTCCCATAAAAGTTTTTGAATGTTTAATTTGACCGTCAGCACCTATTTAAGTTTTAATGACTTATTGGTTAAGCAATGCAAGGGGCTGATGGTGGCACCATTGTTGGGCTGTGCTTAGGGTATCAGTTAACTCAGCCCACAGTGGAAGCCTCAACATTTTGGTAATGATAGGTTTACTATAACAGCacattgtagacatgtgcaatttgtttcataacAAATcgaaaattcggacgaattttgcatctttcggacattcagatgcatccgaataaaaaaataaggaatttcaactaatacgaaagaaattatagcggatataacgaaagAATTcgataattcgttaaagatctaatgaaacaaaaggtcatctcaaagtaaatcttacagtccaatcagctgattaattttgtgctggaggttggattactggcaaagtacattcctgagaactgagtgagaagggtgttgtattgtacttgagcagagaagaagagatattgtcattgtgtgtgttaatagattcaataaacaaacgactttccaaactacgaatcattatcacgaatatatatacatacataaatatcaaatttcaactaatacgaaagaaattatagcagatataacaaatgaatttgacatgattcgagattcagtatagcAAATATCGACActttacagaaataacaaattatccaaaaacgaattaacgtaacatcacgaatataacagaacgaaattatgtattttaggaatgacaatgaaactaaacaaaattttccattgtgcacaagtctagcacATTGTCTAGTATGCTACATGTAGGCCCTGGCTCAGggctgataccctgtttccccgaaaataagacctagcgtgattgttggtgatggctgcaatataagccttaccccccatattagctctagttaaagtcctggtaggtcttattttcagggtagggcttatttttggggaaacagggtagggcttatttggggggtagggcttatattgcagccatcaccgacaatcacgctaggtcttattttcggggaaacagggtaagaacACGTAAGAAGACAGTGACCAATTTATATAAGGGGTGAAGTGTGTTTTTTCATGTACAGGAAGGTGTCTTAGATCTAAATATTGTGCTGTATATAGTTTTACCAATTTGTCTGTTTTTTTCTTAACCTTTCACAGTAGCCCGGATTTCGCTGGCTGTGCAGAACATCTCTGTAATGATCTGTGGCATCGTTTTGATGGTGGTCTTCCTGTACAAGGCTGAACTGTTATCCATGTATCAAGGATGGCTATTGGTTAGTCCTTTTGTTTATTAATTATACATGGCGCTCTATGTATAAGGGCAAAGCCCAGTAAAAGCAATGATGAGCTATGTGGAgttaaagctgtttttttttatgtttatttttttttattcagattttaattttttttaaatgtatttttctttatagAATCACATAacacaaatacataaaaaacaaaatgtcataaGTAATCATATCAAGCCAAAAACatcaaaagagaaaagaaaagaaaaaaaaaaagaagatatattTACACTATTATAGCGGTCAACAATCCTCCCACATTGTAGATGGGACCTATTTTTAACCATACACCTATAGGAAATGCACCTTTTAAGCTTGAATATCCAGTCAGATATAGTCAGAGGATGTGGGGAGGTCTGCCTAAGGGCAATTTGTCTCAGAGCCACAAACAGCGCACAGTGATCCGCTTTGGTGGCTTGAGTACTTACCTTAATTATcactttaagtcctgctagatcacttctggctggccccttttgcagatatagctatataaaacatttgaaataagtgcctatactgtttaaaatccagtaatatactatctcaccctgctctgcgcatgctcagttggtcTCCTTTCTTGGTATTTTCCTGGCACTGTGCAAAAAATTGGAGCCACTAGAAGCTGATCAGTCTAAAGCTTTACTTCTGCTCGCGGGCTTTGGGCTTCGACAAGAAAAAACAGGAGCAATTCTGGAGGCAATTTAAAGCACACACTAATcttagtagcataattattaatgtgcaatgtatgttccacataaacattattttttatcaagttgttacagGTTTATTAGGTTAAAGTTCTgatttaagttccactttaaatcagtAGAAAGCATTACATTGGAATATCTCTGCAACTATTAACCAATTGTTCTTTTTCTTCATCTGGTGCTTTCACTGCAGGTAGACCTTATTCTAGTATCAGCCAAACATTGTGGTGACTTTCCGGGTGGATGGTCAGCTTTTTCCCTatctgtaatttttggtgagagaTCTGCCCCACTATGGCCACTCAAAATGCTTCTCACCTCAGATTGCATTTTCCTGATTTTTCACTGTAAAAAGTTGGTTCTTAAAAAAAAGTAGCCattaaaaccagggctttttttcttggaaaataggtgcaggaactccccccatctgagtcaccccttgtctctgccccctacccacctctgaccaccgtcccttgattccaccccctacccacctaccagtactgtcccttttagagaatacagaaccaagtatcattttgttggtgctaaatcatttgtatggaacatgttaatgataaaaagaaaagcagtaaaatagatcccctgcagcaagcaacaatagaattccagcaatagatccccacacaacaatagactcccccagcaacaatggactccaccccaacaaccacagattccctgcagcaacagtgaaccacccacaacaaaatatcacacccagtaacaagtATCCACCCAAGAAACATTAgatcccccccagcagcaacaacagatctcccagcagccagcaccaatagatcctccagcagccagtaaaaatagacctctccctccacagtagagcccttccagcaacataagacccccccacagcaacaatagattccccatcagcaacaatagaccctcacacaaaatcagatccccaccagtgacaatagaccctccagcacaccccatgctattacatacattcagtgctggaggtgccggaactgcgttcccccgcgttcccgctgaaagaAAGCCCTGATTAAAACTGACAGGAGACATTACTGATAACAACTACATACTTTTTGTCATCTTTCTCTCTTTTATAGATTTTGTGCTATGCTATCGTCATCTCAATAGCAGATGTTGCCAATCTAGCAAGTACGGCCATGTCTATCACCATTCAGAGGGACTGGGTTGTTGTGGTTGCCGGAGGTGACAAAAACCAACTAGCaggtaaaatcttttctttttccaTTGACCTAAGTTAGAAAAGAGAGCCTCGGTACCTTGAGACAGTCTGAGCCTCATCGTTCTACAACATGATCCTATACAAAAATCTGCATTTTAAACTAGGAGTAAGCCATCTTTCAGGATTTGTGGTTTTGGTTGTAGCTAAAAATATATAACTTTATTCACACCAGATATGAATGCTACAATGAGGAGGATTGACCAGCTGACAAATATCCTGGCTCCCATGGCTGTTGGACAGATTGTAACCTTTGGCTCTTCGGTGATTGGCTGTGTCTTCATTGTTGCGTGGAACTTTGCATCTATGTGTATAGAGTACCTGGTGCTGTGGAAGGTCTACCGGAAGACACCAGCTTTGGCTCATAAGGCGGGAAGGAAGAAGGAACAAGAACTGAAACAGCTGAATGTCAATAGCGTTGGTAATGTCTCTTTTAGTTTGATGCTTAGAAAACCAGAACATCCTTAAGCTTTGTTGTTTTCTGCTTGGTACTGTATGTCATTCCAGACTTGTGCTATGTGTTAATAATTCCCCCTTCTCATCAAGCAATCTAAGGAATATTTGGAGAATGCCCTGTCTGCCACTGTGTGACATGGTGAGAAGAGTACTCTTCTGGGGTCATAGACAGGCCTAAAGAACTGATGAAAGGATCATTTTCTTTCCGGCTCTATCTAAAGAAAAAACAGAGAGTATATTTCAACTATTGCCCAGCAATTGTGTCATCTTTGGTGAAATCCTTTCAGTTAGAAAAGCATGGCAAAGCAGGGGTTGTACCATTTCAAGGCAAAGGCCACTGTGTTCTAGTAAAGGTGGAAATTTCCAACTGGCAATCGCCTTTACCATTTATCCTGTTTCCTGTTTTTCTCTTTCGAATATGAAATAGTATTTAAATTTATATTTTGCTTTCTTAGATTTTTTTCTTCTGAATTACAGATTCAACCTCAAACAACCATGGGAACCCTGCAGAAGATGATCACCTTATGGAAGAAAAAGCTGAGTCATCAATTGAAATGACTGTAGAACCAGGCTGCTTTCACAGAATGACAGAACCATTCCTCATATTAAGGGATGGCTGGGTGGCCTACTATAGGCAGCCAGTGTTTTGGGCTGGAATGGGACTCTCCTTCCTCTACATGACTGTCCTCGGATTTGACAGCATTACGACCGGCTATGCCTACACACAAGGGCTAAGTGCCTTCATTCTCAGCCTTCTTATGGGAGCATCTGCTGTTTTTGGTATAATGGGAACTGTGGCCTTCACCTGGTTGAGGCGGGTTTGTGGTCTGGTTCCTACCGGCATTATATCTGGAATAGCTCACCTTTGCAGCCTTGTTCTTTGTGCGGTGTCAGTCTTTATGCCTGGAAGTCCATTTGATCTTAATGTTTCTCCATTTGAAAATCTTGGAACTCATTTATTTGGGGGACAGACAGATTCCACAGTATCTTCAGCTATTGTGCATCAAGAGAACTTCACAGGCACTATACAGAGTCTACTGAATGACTTCAACTCAACTACCACCCAACCTCATGATGTCTCCATCCCGTTGACCTCTGTCAGTCTGCTCTTTGCTGGGATCATTGCAGGCAGAGTTGGTATGTGCAAGTAAAGATTATTTTCTCCTTCAATCCTTCCTCCCTTCTCTTCCTTgtcccttttttcttctctttttcttccatTTCTGTCTTCCTTTCCCTTTCATAGTTTCCTTGTTCCCTTCTTTTTCTCTCCCTGCttccttccctctcttccttcctccattccttcctttcttcttttttctatattatatatatgagTTACTGTACTTTACACACAGATCTATGATTATATTAATGAGaggggggagttttgggactttaaatgaggcacaatgaatgtgcctccatccctggttcaggtaaacaagaaaggaatgtgggactttgaaCGAGGCCATTGACTTGTGGAGGCAAGAGATGAAAAGTAACAAATAATTATTGATATAATggtataaatacatatatgtacacatgttATAGAAACGGCATTTGGCAATAAGGTGAATGATATAAATATTGAACATGATTAATTGTAGATATAGTATAGGATATTTCTTATTAACAggcattggtacaccatatgcaacagagctgctgtaaAAACAAAGGAAGATACACATTAATAATCACATAGTACTCAATAAATATTGAATGCATAaaggtatatatgggccagtgaataggtaaCGAGCaagacttgactgagcaccccatggaaactcgacgcgtttcatggctatatgccattcatcaggagttgggtacagagatAAAAGGTTGAttaaagcactgtgcttggctagcattgAGGAAGATGGAATCCCAAACTGATtatctgttccggagctgaggcaaggaaccccaccCCGGCCGAGAAAACATCCACATAGCATGACCGATCGtcacaacacattccacatgtgtggggatgattgcaagtatagtgttgtgtgtgtgtatccagtgaatgggctgtgtgtgcTACATCCCTGGTGTAAAACACATAGTTTTTATGATTATATCAGTGGGACTGATTATCTTGGGGAGGTGTTTTAAATAAATAGCACACTGGCTAGCACTGTGACCTTATAGCATTTGGGCACTGTATTTCGTTTCCAGGGTCACCATCTGCATGGTCTTGCAAAGTTTGTGTGGGTTTCATGGGTTCTCTGATTTTCTTATAGGTATGTAAACCGATTCATGTTAACCCAGTCATAGTGGTAGGTGTCTGTATGACTGTGGTAGAGGCAATACACTGTACACTTCTTCAGAGGCAGGAACGTGTGTGAACGGGTCTATCTACAAAAGGTTATTATTCAAGATGACGACTGTATACAGAACATGAATGAATGAATATGCTTTTCTTTTCAGGACTTTGGTCATTTGACCTCACAATCACACAACTACTTCAGGAAAATGTGATGGAATCTGAAAGAGGCATCATAAATGGCGTCCAGAACTCCATGAATAACCTGTTGGATCTGCTGCATTTCATTATGGTGATTCTAGGACCCAACCCAGAGGCTTTTGGCCTGCTTGTTCTAATTTCAATATTCTTCATAGTTATGGGTCACATGATGTATTTTCGATTTGCTTACCAAAACATAGGAAGACAACTGTTCTCTTGCTCTACCTCTGACCCTAGACCAGTTCCAAGCAATCAACAACATATGGATAActctgctgtttaaccacttaaggaccgagcctctttttgagatttgttgtttacaagttaaaaactgtttttattgctagaaaattacttagaacccccaaacattataaattttttttctaacaccctagagaataaaatggcggtcgttgcagtactttctgtcacaccgtatttgcgcagctgtcttacaagcgcacttttttgggaaaaaatacacttttttaaattaaaaaataagacaacagtaaagttagcccaattttttttatattgtgaaagatatgttacgcagagtaaattgatacccaacatgtcacgcttcaaaattgcgcccgctcgtggaatggtgacaaacttttacccttaaaaatctgcataggcgacgtttaaaaaattctacaggttacagaggaggtctagggctagaattattgctctcgctctaccgatcgcggcaatacctcacatgtgtggtttgaacaccattttcatatgtgggtgctactcacgtatgcgttcgcttctgcacgcgagctcggcgggacatgacgcgtttaaaattatttttttttcttatttattttatatttttacactcttctttaaaaaaaaaaattgtgtcacttttattcctattacaaggaatgtaaacctctcttgtaatataagatctggggtcaaaaagacctcagatctcatatatacactaaaatgcaacaaaaaaacccaaaaaaccctgcgatggtatggagatgggtgaggAACATCTTCCCATCGCTCTTCTCTatacccagcaagggagaagatcTGATCGTCTCAgctgctgctgacggctccggtaagcggcagagggcaccggagcatggcgggaggggggtggccctctcccgccgccgataaaagtgatctcgcggcgaaaccgcctcagagaccactattatcggaaagcggaccgccggccgaagaagtggataccggggttatggcagctagctgctgccataacaacgatattcctcttcaaatttaggacgtatatcagcgtgcggcggtccgtaagtggttaacaggCTCTACGATTTTGGTCCGCTTTTGGTATTGCACTGTCAGAAGGGAATCTTTCAGAATCCTCTTCCCAAGATTTCCTGGACATTATAAACTGTTCTCTGGCTGGGATTCCCTCAGTCTCAAATGGTGAAGGGTGCTCCGGGCTTCTCCATTCACCCAGGACTACAGGGAGAAGAGAAGCTTGGTGCTAGATGTAGAACCAAAGGCTGCATAGTTTGAAAGGTCTTTAGGTTTTGAATGGACTTTATCGTGcgattttatggacacagattaatgcatgaattagtttggcacaagagcactttagacacggttcactttatttctatatagattattgtatattgatgcacttttataaagatttatgtaaattacaggttgtcactgcaattattgcacagggttgcaaatttctctattgcatatgaattctacatgtgtatatagagctgtgtatgctacacaggttatCAATGGGAGGATCGCATAGAATTGCAGTTTTTAATTGTTCATGATCGGAACttataatcgcataagattgcattattgtgttcactagatttttttatataggaatagaatatctcaccaccactatttaaagagggagtccacctaaaaaaaaaatattaaaagccagcagctacaaatactgcagctgctgacttttaataaatggccacttacctgtctcagggtccagcgatgtcggcagccgacaccGATCACTCGCTCgtctctcggcagctgccgccgccatcctaggtgagggaatcaggaa
This genomic window contains:
- the LOC141145786 gene encoding ferroportin-like, giving the protein MYIYMRSLRFCAYSLLCLTCFFVAGSCVEYLTSPKFLIYFGHSLSTWGDRMWHFAVSLFLVELYGNSLLLTAIYGLVVASSVFLLGAIIGAWVDKNPRLKVARISLAVQNISVMICGIVLMVVFLYKAELLSMYQGWLLILCYAIVISIADVANLASTAMSITIQRDWVVVVAGGDKNQLADMNATMRRIDQLTNILAPMAVGQIVTFGSSVIGCVFIVAWNFASMCIEYLVLWKVYRKTPALAHKAGRKKEQELKQLNVNSVDSTSNNHGNPAEDDHLMEEKAESSIEMTVEPGCFHRMTEPFLILRDGWVAYYRQPVFWAGMGLSFLYMTVLGFDSITTGYAYTQGLSAFILSLLMGASAVFGIMGTVAFTWLRRVCGLVPTGIISGIAHLCSLVLCAVSVFMPGSPFDLNVSPFENLGTHLFGGQTDSTVSSAIVHQENFTGTIQSLLNDFNSTTTQPHDVSIPLTSVSLLFAGIIAGRVGLWSFDLTITQLLQENVMESERGIINGVQNSMNNLLDLLHFIMVILGPNPEAFGLLVLISIFFIVMGHMMYFRFAYQNIGRQLFSCSTSDPRPVPSNQQHMDNSAV